In Acipenser ruthenus chromosome 15, fAciRut3.2 maternal haplotype, whole genome shotgun sequence, a genomic segment contains:
- the LOC117421816 gene encoding uncharacterized protein LOC117421816, with protein MAIVSSETETGKEDNVSEDSDADTQGEVPKTDPVAGEREETAAQEPDLEDSDFLPSVCLASLLLLIFILVSCLLILKEPVAHRPAHPRPRPAFVEGHLDRLRFLFPGQREALWRALSSVTRGRPLRGSLVLLGWEESRNTLLRFSRNLVSVLSGCSRPEPHSKTVHHRDFSVEHRLYPVSRFAIVSIVMEMRENVVGGVIVELQHRKGGGAVGIETTTALLPEHLGSREEEEFMEVGVAIAVELLINLNSTQQASLGGVDMTILVVEPEGLYISGFVC; from the exons ATGGCCATTGTTTCAAGTGAGACAG AAACAGGGAAGGAAGACAATGTGTCTGAAGACAGTGATGCAGACACTCAGGGTGAGGTCCCAAAAACAGACCCAGTggcaggggagagagaagagacgGCAGCCCAAGAGCCAGACCTAGAGGACTCCGACTTCCTCCCTTCTGTCTGCCTGGCCTCCCTCCTCCTGCTCATCTTCATTCTGGTTTCCTGTTTACTCATCCTCAAAGAGCCTGTGGCCCACCGGCCAGCACATCCCCGCCCCCGGCCAGCCTTTGTTGAAGGTCACCTGGACCGGCTGCGGTTCCTCTTCCCTGGCCAGAGGGAGGCACTGTGGAGAGCCCTGAGCAGTGTGACCAGAGGGCGGCCCCTGAGGGGAAGCCTGGTCCTGCTGGGCTGGGAGGAGTCTAGAAACACTCTGCTGCGCTTCTCCAGGAACTTGGTGTCAGTGCTCTCGGGCTGCAGTAGGCCTGAGCCACACAGCAAAACTGTGCACCACAGAGACTTCTCTGTAGAGCACAGACTCTATCCTGTATCCCGCTTCGCTATAGTTTCCATTGTCATGGAGATGAGGGAGAATGTGGTGGGCGGGGTCATTGTAGAGCTGCAGCATAGAAAGGGGGGCGGGGCAGTGGGAATAGAAACCACCACAGCGTTGCTACCGGAGCACCTGGGCAGTAGAGAGGAGGAGGAGTTCATGGAAGTAGGTGTCGCCATTGCAGTCGAGCTCCTGATAAACCTCAATAGTACCCAGCAGGCCTCGCTAGGGGGAGTAGATATGACCATCCTAGTGGTGGAGCCAGAGGGGCTCTACATCAGTGGCTTTGTTTGTTAG
- the LOC117397001 gene encoding G-protein-signaling modulator 1 isoform X4, translating to MDDQRCPLDEQQNGVEGASSTHASSLDNRIAASSLMTSPQTEEFFDLIASSQSRRLDDQRASINNLPGLRITQNNLGHLCADPDPQEPSDDFFNMLMKCQASRIDDQRCSPPDPGPRAPTVPDEDFFSLIQRVQAKRLDEQRVHLSSDDQDETQEQPPSPPSPPPS from the exons ATGGACGACCAGCGCTGCCCGCTGGATGAGCAGCAAAATGGAGTGGAAGGGGCTTCCTCCACCCATGCCTCTTCGCTGGACAACAGGATCG CCGCCTCTTCCTTAATGACATCGCCCCAGACGGAGGAGTTTTTCGATCTCATTGCGAGTTCTCAGAGCCGGCGGTTAGATGACCAGCGTGCCAGCATTAACAACCTGCCGGGACTGCGGATAACTCAGAACAACCTGGGGCACCTCTGCGCTGACCCCGACCCCCAGGAGCCCAGCGACGACTTCTTCAACATGCTCATGAAGTGCCAG GCTTCCAGGATTGATGACCAGCGCTGTTCCCCACCTGATCCAGGACCCAGAGCCCCCACTGTCCCGGATGAAGATTTCTTCAGCCTGATCCAGCGGGTCCAGGCCAAGCGACTGGATGAGCAGCGAGTCCACCTTTCTTCAGACGACCAGGATGAGACCCAAGAGCAGCCCCCATCTCCTCCGTCACCTCCACCCAGCTAA